The window AAAAGTTCAGGCGCTGAACTGGGCTTGGCCTTTGATGGCGACGGCGATCGCTTGGGCATCGTCACCCAAGATGGCGAAACCATTTACCCCGATCGTCAGATGCAACTGTTTGCCCAAGATGTGCTGAGCCGCATTCCGCAGGGCACCATTTTGTTTGATGTCAAATGCTCGCAGCGTTTGGCGCCCGCCATTCGTGCCGCAGGCGGCACGCCGTTGATGTACAAAACGGGCCACTCTTTGATCAAAGCCAAGATGAAAGAGATTGAAGCTGGCGGCGGCCAAGCACCTTTGGGTGGCGAGATGAGTGGGCATATCTTTTTCAAAGAACGTTGGTATGGTTTTGACGATGGCACTTATGCAGGTTGTCGCTTGCTTGAAATCGTCAGCCGCAGTGCAGACGCCAACGCTGTGCTCAAATCGCTGCCCACCAGTTTCAGCACCCCCGAATTGAATGTGGCTTGCCAAGAGGGGGAGCCGCATCAACTCACTGCGCAATTGCTAGCTGTGGCCTCGCAACACTTCAATGCACCTGCTGAAATCTCAAGCATCGATGGCTTGCGTGTGGATTGGCCCGATGGCTTTGGCCTCATTCGCGCCTCCAACACCACGCCCGTGTTGGTGTTGCGATTTGAAGGCCACACGCAGGTGGCTTTGGACCGCATTGAGCATGCCATGTTGGCCTTGCTTCGCACCGTCAAGCCCGATGCGAAATTGCAGCATTCGGTCCACTGAGCTTGACGGCCGAATCCATTCTGTGAAATCAACTTTGTCCCTTTGGC is drawn from Limnohabitans sp. 103DPR2 and contains these coding sequences:
- a CDS encoding phosphomannomutase/phosphoglucomutase; protein product: MQVTASIFKAYDIRGTYPRTLNEDLAEGLGKAFGTMALKEGRNTVAVGRDGRLSGPTLSSALMRGLVSVGIQVIDVGMTTTPQLYFAAHTLCDSGIQVTGSHNPKDDNGFKMVLGGRAIYGDEIQTLRQLIESESWVLSNAGKVQSADIMPAYIQRIVSGIQLSRPMKIVVDSGNGIAGASAPGIFRAIGCEVIELFSEVDGHFPNHHPDPSKPENLQDLIATLKSSGAELGLAFDGDGDRLGIVTQDGETIYPDRQMQLFAQDVLSRIPQGTILFDVKCSQRLAPAIRAAGGTPLMYKTGHSLIKAKMKEIEAGGGQAPLGGEMSGHIFFKERWYGFDDGTYAGCRLLEIVSRSADANAVLKSLPTSFSTPELNVACQEGEPHQLTAQLLAVASQHFNAPAEISSIDGLRVDWPDGFGLIRASNTTPVLVLRFEGHTQVALDRIEHAMLALLRTVKPDAKLQHSVH